TGCGGCCCCAGCACCCCCTCTCTGCAGGCTGCCCACCTCCCCTCAGGGAGCCTGGGAGTGTCGCCCCAGGCCGGACAGCCGCAGAGAAGGGCCCAGGCACCACACTCAAACCATCCCCGCTGGCCCAGGCCGCTTCCCCAAGTTAGCCTGACAGACGTGGGGCAGGGGAGTCCAGGACACAGACCCCAACACCCGCCGCCACCACTGGCATTTCTTAGTCAACCTGGGCAAGTACAGTACTTCTTTGAATCTGACTGCAAGTCTCTGTCCtcagaggaaattaaaaatagaccGGCTTCTGCATCTCCACCAACCCCTTAACCACCACCACCTTTCGGATTTTTCAGTCTGACTTCAGGAGCTGAAGTGTGAAAGGGGCTCTAGGCAGATCTGTGACAGGCCCTCGTCCTCTTCCAGAGAggcccccacctgcagctccgGGAAGAGGAAGGCCTGACGCAGCCCTACTCTCATGCCCTTCAGCTTGGGGGgcctgccccccaacccccattTCCACTCTTCACACGGGGAACAAAGTGAGGCAAGGGGACAAGGAGACAGAGTCCTAGGAGCAGGGCCAGTGCTTTGTGCTGGGGAACATGGGGGTGAGAAATCACCCCAAATCATGGCAGACCCTAACAACTTCGAAGACTCAAGGCCATTGAAGGGAGACGTCCAGTCcccacagggagctggggtccCCTCCGATGGGACACCAAGGAAACCCTCGCAGGGTTTATGGATCCTGTCGCAGGTCTCGTTCTGCTCAGCACCCCTCACCCCTCTGAGGTTCCGTCTGGGAACATGGCCCCACCCCCGGCACACGCCGCAGGCGAGGAGCActgggtctgggtctgggtctgggcTCAGGCCAGCTGGTGGGGAGCTTCGAGCATCTCCATGAGGAAGGTGTCGATGGGAGTGTCGCCAATGAGCTTGAAGAAAAACAGATGTTCTAGACACTTAAGGCCGATGGACCGGAGAGCAGGAAGACGTAGCAGCAGCTTGGCAAACCTGAGGTGGAGGTGAGAGGAGGGGAGTGAGGGCTAGAAGCACCAGGCCTCGCGTCAGCCCTCGTGGCTCTCAGCCCCACCGCCGCGGCTCACCGTCCCTGCTGCTCAGGGTACTTCTGTTTGCAGTAGGTCTCCAAGGAGGCGTACACCTTCTCCCTCAGGACCTCCACCTCGCTGGGGTTGGAGAGGCCCTTGGCATctggaaagaggaaagaagacaACTCCAATCAGGACAGACATGGAGCCGTGGCCACAGGATGCCCCTCCAGGGGCCCCCGCCCCCGCTTGGCCTCTATCAGACAGCAGAGGCAGGGCCCGTGCGGTCCGTGGGATGGGGGTCACAACTGGAACGTATCCCTGGGCTTTCCCTGGGTCAGCAGGGAGGTTTCCGGGCTGAGTCTTACTGAGGGGGCTGGCTGGGTAATTTAGGAGTCTCCGCAGAAGAGGAGGCTCCAAGGTTGCCTTGGTCTTGGAAGACAGAGGGCATGCTCCTCTTACCTGGATTAAACAGAATGATTGCCCTCAGGCAGCCAAGCTCTGTCTTGTCCATCCTCATGTCACGCATTTTGGACACTAGCTCTGTCAGCACCCTGGAGAGGGACCTGCAGGTCACTCAAAGGTCACAGCTCAGCCAGCCTTGGACACGGACCAGCCTATAGCCCCACCCCCTCTTCCTGAAGGTCAGCCCAGTCGAAGGCCACTGACCGATCAAAGATGGCTCCCACGCCTGCGGAATGGGCTGAGTTGCGATGCACGTGAAGACCTGTGGCGAGGAGGATGCCGTCTCGGACGTCAATGGACCGGTGGGAGAAAGAAGCAATGAGGAGCTCGTTccagcctgggtgggggtggcaaAGGTCGGAGGCAGAGGTCAGGCCGTGGGACTCCAGGTCCAGAGCAGAACGCAGAGGGTGGGGAGGTCAGAAAACTGGGCTCCCTGAGTATGGGAGGTGAGGCCACTGGGGTCACTGAAGGTCAGCAGATCAGATGTCAAGAGGTCAGGGGTCCAAGGTCACTGACCTGCCCGCAGCAGTATGACCTGGTCATCCAGAGGCAAGGAGGAAAAGTGTGGGATCCTCTTCGCCCATTCAACCAGCGTGAACAGCTGTTTGTCAGCTGCCTGGCAGATGTTAGTCACGGGGTCATTTGGCTACAAGAGACAGGGGAGGAAAGAGTCACGGGAGGTTTAACAGTGCACTGGGAGCCCCCTCCTCCGAGCTAGTCTTCCTCCAGCCCCTCTAAACCAGTCAGGCTTCTCGACTGTTACTGGTGTAAATGGCCATCTGTCTGGGACTTGCCTGTGGTCCTGCCACTGGGTTGTGTGGGGAGTGGGCAAGGCGGGAGCTGGCACAGCCACCTCGGATGTCTGAGCCACCTTGTTTAGCAGTTACAAGGGTTgtcgggggagggagggggaaggggggggaCCAGGCCTAgactccccgccccccgcccccaacacgAAGACAGGTGAATTGACCCCATCACTCACACTGCTGCCGCTCCCCCCGGTTCCCCCAGGGCCCTCAACGCCCTGGTCACTCTTCTGCTCCACAGCAAGCTCTGCCTCCAGGATCCTGTCCACGGGCATCTCCTCgggggctcccccagccccctccccatcgCCATCCTTGTCCTTGCCCCGCTGGCGCTCCTCCTGTACTgctgtggagggggagggagaggaaggaaaatggaAGTCAGCAGCCAGCCGAGAAGGGATCCCGAAATACCACAGGGCCTTAGCAGGGTCTCCGTCCCTGGGCACACAGTTATAGGAagtgctgggctggggacagTCTGGAAGCAGAAGTTGTAAAAGGACAGAGAAataagaggaagggaagaggaggggaggactGGGGAGGAAGCCTGTACTTAAAGTGGGCCCACTACGTTAGAAACACGGTCAGCACGTTTAACACTCACTCATGTATCGGAACAACTGGGAGCACTTGTTTCTCTTCTCAAAGATGAAGAACTGAGGGCTCAGAGACGTTACAGAGCTTCCCTAAGTTCACACACCACCTGGCAGGCCACACGTTTGAATTCAAGTGCGCCTGACTTCAAACCTTGTATTCTTCTGACCCAATAAACAGCCAGTAAAAGGAGGACTGGCCTGGGTCTTCGGAGTTGTGGGTTCTGAGCCCGGCCCCACCACTCTTTCGTGatgtgtgtgaccttgggaaagccAGGCCGCTGGTCCGACTTCTCTAAAATGAGAGACCGGGCCAAGCCGCTCTCAAAATTCTAGGAGTCAGGAAACGAGAcggaggagaggggaggcaggcccTGAGGCCTGCGGCCTGGGAggacagagccagggctgagggagGAAACAGAGCAGGAGCGCGAGGCGGAAGGAGGGCGGGCAGAGGCCCACCGCCCACCGCAAGCAAAGCTGTCCTACCCTGGGGCACTGGGACAGGTCACGGGGCAGAAGCACTAAGGAAACTCAAGCAACAGAGCAGGGTGCTGGGGGAAGAGCTGAGAGGGCCAGAGAAGTCCAATGTCGCCCTCTGGAGGAGAGAGCGCGCAGTCCCGCTCCCGGGAGGCGCACAGGCTgaggctgccctcccctcccggaGTCCTTACCCTCCCTCTTCATGCCCGTGGCCAGGCATTTCTGGTAGCGGCAGTACTGACAGCGGTTCCGCTGGCGCTTGTCCACCGTGCAGTCCTTGTTGTCGCGGCACGAGTAGGTGAGGTCCTTGCGGATGGTGCGCTTGAAGAAGCCCTTGCAGCCCTCACAGCTGTAGACCCCGTAGTGTTtgcctgcaggggcaggggcacagcAATCAGGAGGCTGCGTGGAGACCTCACAGGGAAGTCTCTTGCCAGTCTCCAGCAAAACTCAGCTGTAAGTCTCCCCTGTGTTTGCCAAATCCTCACATGGAGATGCGGAGCGAAGAAGTGAGTGGCTATCCAGCGACCCCCCTACAGCAGTGCCCCTTCTCCTCTGAGCACCCCACATCTGAGCTCTCATCAGGCCTCCACCCCAGTCCGAGACCCCCGCCCGACAGGAGGGTACAGGTGCAGCCGCTCTTCCTCCTGCAGGCCATACCTGAACTTCTGTCCCCGCAGATTGCACACAGCCGTttgccagctccagggccacctggAGGGGGTGGACAGTGCAGGCCCCGGACCCCTAAGACGGGTGGCTTCACATCTTCAGgggggccagccccacccccagggagcGACACTGTTGAGTTTATCTGGGATGGGGGGAGACAGGGAAGTCACAGGGAGACTCACTGGGAAGGAAATCGCTCCCCACCACTAGGCAGGGCCCACGCTGCACATTCCGGAAGACAATATTTACACTGCAGCCCGCCAGAAGGGCCATCCCCAGCGCACAACCCCAAAGAGGTAGggacagcacccccacccccaccaccaagaTGGCGCAGCACAGCGGCCCTGAAGGGCATGTGTCCAGGAAGGCCATTTGGGAGGAAGGGGCGTGGAGAACATCAGGGTTCTTTGACAGGGGTGGGGCGCAAACATGCTGAAAGATCAGTCACCTCAGAAGGGCAAGGGGTCTCCCAAGGACCACAGGCCTGCCAGTGTTAGCGGGCTGGGAGGTCAGTGGCCCACAGGGAACTCCACCCAAGCATCTGGGATTCCAAGGAAATGCAAGTGGAGAGGCAGTAGGTGGGTCACAACCTCTCACCTGGGGGCTGCTGACAGGCCCGGAGAATCCTGGGGGAGCTGGAGGGGGCAGGCCAGGGGACCCCATGGAAGAACTGATGACGGGGAAGGGGGAGCCCAGTGGAGGAGGTGgcatcgggggtgggggtggggccccagAGCCTCCAAGGGATGGGGCCGCTGAAGCAGGGAGGGGTGGTCCAGgcggagaagggggagagagccCCTGTGTaaggggggctggggaggagctgtCTGGGCTTCGGGAGTCTGAGGGAGgggcacagacagacacacacagacaggagagataaaaaaaaaaagagagagagagagagagagaatgagtgttCCATCATCCAACTGAAGACTTTAATTCTCTAATCCCGCATCGCACccaacccaccccaccccgctccaCACGCCCTATCTGTGATGAGCAGAGAGGGGGGAAAATCCAATCAATGCATCTGAATGAAAACCAGGTCACCCAAGCCAGACCTGTCTCGCGGGTGGGGGCAGCACGTGGAGCGGCCACAGCGAGCGGGGGAAAGACACAGGCGGAAGAGACCCTTCCGGGACGCAGGATCTGCCTTTACACGTTCGCCCAGGGTTCTCAAGCCCAGGGCCAAGCGCGTTCTGCCCGCGCCCGGGCCCGCCGGCGTGCTGGGCCTCGAGCGGCCGCGGCCAGAAGGGCGGaagctccccctccccgccccgccccggggggAGGGCGCTGAGGCCTTCGGCGGGGAGAGGACGCGTGTTTACAAACAAGGGGGCGGGAGCGCCGGGGAACGGGCGccggaggagggggtggggtggggttgcaGATAACGCGGCCACTGGCTCGCCCGCCCGTCCGCTAGGACACTCACCCCGCCCGCTGTCGCCCATCCCGTCCCGTCCAGCCtcccccggctccggctccggggtTTGTTGTTCTccggctgccgccgccgccgccgccgccgcgggatCCAGCCAGGGCCGTCGCCGCCGCCACCGGGACGCGACCCCACAATGCATTTCTTTTCGCACCCCCACCGGCCCACACTGCCCTGCGGCATGCCGCTCGGGGAGGAAGGGCGGGCGAGCGGCCCAAGACATGGTCCCCGGCTGAGTGTAGGGATGAGAGGAGGTGCCAGGGGCTCCCCAGGTGTGGTCGAGGGACTAACTGAGCACGAGTAAGTCCCAGAGGAAAAAGACTCTGGCCTGAGCTGGATCGGATTAGGCGCTTCCCTCTTCTGTGTACCAAAATGACAGCGCCGATGCGGCAGCCATCTTTGTACGAACGGGAAGTCTCGTCGCTAGTTCCCGCCCCCTCGTCTAGTTGGAAACGGAGGAGGCGGGCTCCTCTGACGGGTTAACACTCCTCGCCCGCCCTCCCCGCGAAGAACCTCCACTCGTGCGCGTGCGCGTGCGCGTCAGGCTGGGCGGCTTCGGGGCTGCCGGGGTGCCGGGTGCCGCCATATTGGTAAAGGTATCGGGGGAGCGTCCCTCTTCTCGCGGGAGCTGGAGGCGTGACTGCCACGTCCGAGCAAGCCGCGAAAGGAGAGGACTCCGCAGCCGGTGAGAACTCCTGCCTTTCTCTGTCGTCCCTTTCAGGCCTTTTCCCCCTCTAGTGAGTCAGAGAGGAGGGCCCAGAGACTGTAACGTGACACGTGAAAGCCTAGAGCGGTGTCCTGGGGGGCCCTCCAGCCGGGAGTGGTGTCGGAATATAAAGAAGAACGAGCCTTGGGAGtactg
The sequence above is drawn from the Lepus europaeus isolate LE1 chromosome 3, mLepTim1.pri, whole genome shotgun sequence genome and encodes:
- the RXRB gene encoding retinoic acid receptor RXR-beta isoform X3 translates to MPPPPLGSPFPVISSSMGSPGLPPPAPPGFSGPVSSPQINSTVSLPGGGAGPPEDVKPPVLGVRGLHCPPPPGGPGAGKRLCAICGDRSSGKHYGVYSCEGCKGFFKRTIRKDLTYSCRDNKDCTVDKRQRNRCQYCRYQKCLATGMKREAVQEERQRGKDKDGDGEGAGGAPEEMPVDRILEAELAVEQKSDQGVEGPGGTGGSGSSPNDPVTNICQAADKQLFTLVEWAKRIPHFSSLPLDDQVILLRAGWNELLIASFSHRSIDVRDGILLATGLHVHRNSAHSAGVGAIFDRSLSRVLTELVSKMRDMRMDKTELGCLRAIILFNPDAKGLSNPSEVEVLREKVYASLETYCKQKYPEQQGRFAKLLLRLPALRSIGLKCLEHLFFFKLIGDTPIDTFLMEMLEAPHQLA
- the RXRB gene encoding retinoic acid receptor RXR-beta isoform X1 — protein: MSWAARPPFLPERHAAGQCGPVGVRKEMHCGVASRWRRRRPWLDPAAAAAAAAAGEQQTPEPEPGEAGRDGMGDSGRDSRSPDSSSPAPLTQGLSPPSPPGPPLPASAAPSLGGSGAPPPPPMPPPPLGSPFPVISSSMGSPGLPPPAPPGFSGPVSSPQINSTVSLPGGGAGPPEDVKPPVLGVRGLHCPPPPGGPGAGKRLCAICGDRSSGKHYGVYSCEGCKGFFKRTIRKDLTYSCRDNKDCTVDKRQRNRCQYCRYQKCLATGMKREAVQEERQRGKDKDGDGEGAGGAPEEMPVDRILEAELAVEQKSDQGVEGPGGTGGSGSSPNDPVTNICQAADKQLFTLVEWAKRIPHFSSLPLDDQVILLRAGWNELLIASFSHRSIDVRDGILLATGLHVHRNSAHSAGVGAIFDRSLSRVLTELVSKMRDMRMDKTELGCLRAIILFNPDAKGLSNPSEVEVLREKVYASLETYCKQKYPEQQGRFAKLLLRLPALRSIGLKCLEHLFFFKLIGDTPIDTFLMEMLEAPHQLA
- the RXRB gene encoding retinoic acid receptor RXR-beta isoform X2; amino-acid sequence: MSWAARPPFLPERHAAGQCGPVGVRKEMHCGVASRWRRRRPWLDPAAAAAAAAAGEQQTPEPEPGEAGRDGMGDSGRDSRSPDSSSPAPLTQGLSPPSPPGPPLPASAAPSLGGSGAPPPPPMPPPPLGSPFPVISSSMGSPGLPPPAPPGFSGPVSSPQINSTVSLPGGGAGPPEDVKPPVLGVRGLHCPPPPGGPGAGKRLCAICGDRSSGKHYGVYSCEGCKGFFKRTIRKDLTYSCRDNKDCTVDKRQRNRCQYCRYQKCLATGMKREAVQEERQRGKDKDGDGEGAGGAPEEMPVDRILEAELAVEQKSDQGVEGPGGTGGSGSSPNDPVTNICQAADKQLFTLVEWAKRIPHFSSLPLDDQVILLRAGWNELLIASFSHRSIDVRDGILLATGLHVHRNSAHSAGVGAIFDRVLTELVSKMRDMRMDKTELGCLRAIILFNPDAKGLSNPSEVEVLREKVYASLETYCKQKYPEQQGRFAKLLLRLPALRSIGLKCLEHLFFFKLIGDTPIDTFLMEMLEAPHQLA